The Streptomyces sp. NBC_00670 genome window below encodes:
- a CDS encoding MmcQ/YjbR family DNA-binding protein, which yields MTPQRLRALCLSFNAVVEDFPFNPDTSVFKVLGKMFALTNLGARPLTVNLKCDPEDTVRLREEHAGLIVPGYHMNKRHWNTVTVDGSLPDRLVRELVEDSYDLVVAGLPRAERLRLDRP from the coding sequence GTGACCCCGCAGCGGCTGCGCGCCCTGTGCCTGTCCTTCAACGCGGTGGTGGAGGACTTCCCCTTCAACCCGGACACCTCCGTCTTCAAGGTGCTGGGGAAGATGTTCGCGCTGACGAACCTGGGGGCGCGGCCGCTGACGGTCAACCTGAAGTGCGACCCGGAGGACACGGTGCGGCTCCGGGAGGAGCATGCGGGGCTGATCGTTCCCGGGTACCACATGAACAAGCGGCACTGGAACACCGTCACGGTGGACGGGTCGCTGCCGGACCGGCTGGTGCGGGAGCTGGTGGAGGACTCCTACGACCTGGTGGTGGCGGGGTTGCCGCGGGCGGAGCGGCTCCGCCTCGACCGCCCCTGA
- a CDS encoding cytidine deaminase, translating into MTDSNALDAEDRKIVTLARSARARNGVPEGAAVRDETGRTYVAGSVELASLRLSALRTAVAMAVASGAKSLEAAAVVSEAGGVPAEDLAAVRDLGGAGTPVHLAGPDGAVRESLAAG; encoded by the coding sequence ATGACCGACAGCAACGCGCTCGACGCCGAGGACCGCAAGATCGTCACCCTGGCCCGGTCGGCCCGGGCCCGCAACGGTGTGCCCGAGGGTGCTGCCGTGCGGGACGAGACGGGGCGTACGTATGTGGCGGGGAGCGTGGAGCTTGCCTCGCTCCGGCTGAGCGCGCTGCGCACGGCGGTGGCGATGGCGGTGGCGTCCGGGGCGAAGTCCCTGGAGGCGGCGGCGGTGGTGTCCGAGGCGGGCGGCGTTCCGGCGGAGGATCTGGCGGCGGTGCGGGATCTCGGCGGTGCTGGCACGCCGGTCCATCTGGCAGGGCCGGACGGGGCGGTGCGGGAGTCGCTCGCGGCGGGCTGA
- the era gene encoding GTPase Era, with protein sequence MSVATQSSEEPAEAVHRAGFACFVGRPNAGKSTLTNALVGQKVAITSNRPQTTRHTVRGIVHRPDAQLILVDTPGLHKPRTLLGERLNDVVRATWAEVDVIGFCLPADQKLGPGDRFIAKELAGIKRTPKVAIVTKTDLVDSKALAEQLIAIDQLGKELGITWAEIVPVSATGGKQVDLLADLLIPLLPEGPALYPEGDLTDEPEQVMVAELIREAALEGVRDELPHSIAVVVEEMLPREDRPADKPLLDIHANVFIERPSQKGIIIGPKGKRLKDVGIKSRKQIEALLGTPVFLDLHVKVAKDWQRDPKQLRRLGF encoded by the coding sequence ATGAGCGTTGCTACCCAGTCCTCCGAAGAGCCGGCCGAGGCCGTCCACCGTGCCGGTTTCGCCTGCTTCGTGGGCCGCCCCAACGCGGGCAAGTCCACCCTGACGAACGCTCTGGTCGGCCAGAAGGTGGCGATCACCTCCAACCGGCCGCAGACGACGCGGCACACGGTGCGCGGCATCGTGCACCGGCCGGACGCGCAGCTCATCCTGGTGGACACCCCGGGGCTGCACAAGCCGCGCACGCTGCTCGGCGAGCGGCTCAACGACGTCGTACGGGCGACCTGGGCGGAGGTCGACGTGATCGGCTTCTGCCTCCCGGCCGACCAGAAGCTCGGCCCGGGCGACCGGTTCATCGCCAAGGAACTGGCCGGGATCAAGCGGACGCCCAAGGTCGCCATCGTCACCAAGACGGACCTGGTGGACTCCAAGGCGCTGGCCGAGCAGCTCATCGCGATCGACCAGCTCGGCAAGGAGCTGGGGATCACCTGGGCGGAGATCGTGCCGGTGTCGGCGACGGGAGGCAAGCAGGTGGACCTGCTGGCCGACCTGCTGATCCCGCTGCTGCCCGAGGGGCCCGCGCTCTACCCCGAGGGCGATCTGACGGACGAGCCCGAGCAGGTCATGGTGGCCGAGCTGATCCGGGAGGCGGCGCTGGAGGGGGTGCGGGACGAGCTGCCGCACTCGATCGCGGTGGTGGTGGAGGAGATGCTGCCGCGCGAGGACCGGCCCGCCGACAAGCCCCTGCTCGACATCCACGCGAACGTGTTCATCGAGCGGCCCAGTCAGAAGGGGATCATCATCGGGCCGAAGGGGAAGCGGCTGAAGGACGTGGGGATCAAGTCGCGGAAGCAGATCGAGGCGTTGCTGGGGACGCCGGTTTTCCTGGACCTTCATGTGAAGGTCGCCAAGGACTGGCAGCGGGATCCGAAGCAGTTGCGGCGGCTGGGGTTCTGA
- a CDS encoding carbohydrate kinase family protein — MTPSTGEGPHSPAHVDPLAALRAPGDPPWDVYLTGTVFLDIVFTGLDSAPVRGTESWARGMGSSPGGVANMATALARLGLRTSLAAAFGDDHYGEYCWDALAQGEGIDLTLSRTVPGWHSPVTVSMAYEGERTMVSHGHEPPQEAALAQESAPDHPPRARAAIASLVPGVPAPWIAEAARTGTRIFADVGWDDTGAWDLAGLTDLAHCEAFLPNAEEAMRYTGADCPRAAARALTAHVPVAVVTLGAEGAYAVDARTGETAEVPAIAVEALDPTGAGDVFVAGFVTGSLAGWPLADRLAFAGLTAALSVQEFGGSLSAPGWSEVAAWWRRVQSYDDQDPTALRRYAFLADLLPMDHVRPWPLRRAVPTIGFGRSV; from the coding sequence GTGACCCCGTCCACCGGAGAGGGACCGCACAGCCCCGCCCACGTCGACCCGCTGGCCGCCCTGCGCGCCCCGGGCGATCCGCCCTGGGACGTGTACCTCACCGGCACCGTCTTCCTGGACATCGTCTTCACCGGACTCGACTCCGCCCCCGTGCGCGGCACCGAGTCCTGGGCGCGCGGCATGGGCTCCAGCCCCGGCGGCGTCGCCAACATGGCCACCGCGCTGGCCCGGCTCGGCCTGCGCACCTCCCTCGCCGCCGCGTTCGGCGACGACCACTACGGCGAGTACTGCTGGGACGCCCTCGCACAGGGCGAGGGCATCGACCTCACCCTCTCCCGGACGGTCCCCGGCTGGCACTCCCCGGTCACCGTCTCCATGGCGTACGAGGGGGAGCGCACGATGGTCTCCCACGGGCACGAGCCGCCGCAGGAGGCGGCGCTCGCCCAGGAGAGCGCCCCCGACCACCCGCCGCGCGCCCGCGCCGCGATCGCCTCGCTCGTGCCGGGCGTCCCGGCCCCCTGGATCGCCGAGGCCGCCCGCACGGGCACACGCATCTTCGCCGACGTCGGCTGGGACGACACCGGAGCCTGGGACCTGGCAGGACTCACCGACCTCGCGCACTGCGAGGCGTTCCTGCCCAACGCGGAGGAGGCCATGCGCTACACCGGCGCCGACTGCCCGCGCGCCGCCGCCCGCGCGCTCACCGCACACGTGCCGGTGGCCGTGGTGACCCTGGGCGCGGAAGGGGCGTACGCGGTGGACGCGCGCACCGGCGAGACGGCGGAGGTGCCCGCGATCGCGGTGGAGGCCCTCGACCCGACCGGCGCCGGCGACGTTTTCGTGGCCGGCTTCGTCACCGGCTCCCTGGCCGGCTGGCCGCTCGCCGACCGCCTCGCCTTCGCCGGCCTCACCGCCGCCCTCTCCGTCCAGGAGTTCGGCGGCTCCCTCTCGGCACCCGGCTGGTCGGAGGTGGCGGCGTGGTGGCGCCGCGTCCAGTCGTACGACGACCAGGACCCGACGGCCCTGCGCCGTTACGCCTTCCTCGCCGACCTGCTCCCCATGGACCACGTACGCCCCTGGCCGCTCCGCAGAGCGGTCCCGACAATCGGCTTCGGCAGGTCGGTATAA
- a CDS encoding glucarate dehydratase family protein codes for MTRDLTLTDVRLTPILVADPPLLNTQGVHQPYTPRLIIEVTTADGVTGVGETYGDTKYLELARPFAAKLVGHRLTDLNGLFTLMDEVAVDSSHVSGQVDVGGLRGVQTADKLRLSVVSGFEVACLDALGRSLGLPVHALLGGKVRDAVEYSAYLFYKWAAHPEGVASERDDWGAAVDPAGIVAQARKFTERYGFTSFKLKGGVFPPEQEIAAIRALAEAFPGHPLRLDPNGAWSVQTSVKVAAELGDVLEYLEDPALGTPAMAEVAARTEVPLATNMCVTTFAEIKEAFTKDAVQVVLSDHHYWGGLRHTQQLAALCRTFGVGVSMHSNTHLGISLAAMTHVAATVPNLHHACDSHYPWQSEDVLTERLTFDGGKVTVSDAPGLGVELDRDRLAFLHRRWLDDDGGLRERDDAAAMRIADPAWVTPVVPRW; via the coding sequence GTGACCCGCGACCTCACCCTCACGGACGTCCGGCTGACGCCGATCCTCGTCGCCGACCCGCCGCTGCTCAACACCCAGGGCGTGCACCAGCCGTACACCCCCCGGCTGATCATCGAGGTCACCACCGCCGACGGCGTCACCGGCGTCGGCGAGACCTACGGCGACACCAAGTACCTCGAACTGGCCCGGCCGTTCGCCGCGAAACTGGTCGGGCACCGGCTCACCGACCTCAACGGGCTGTTCACACTCATGGACGAGGTCGCCGTCGACTCCTCCCACGTCTCCGGACAGGTCGACGTCGGCGGACTGCGCGGCGTCCAGACCGCCGACAAGCTGCGGCTGTCCGTCGTCTCCGGTTTCGAGGTGGCCTGCCTCGACGCGCTCGGCAGGTCCCTCGGCCTGCCCGTGCACGCGCTGCTCGGCGGCAAGGTCCGCGACGCCGTCGAGTACAGCGCCTACCTCTTCTACAAGTGGGCCGCCCACCCCGAGGGCGTCGCCTCGGAGCGGGACGACTGGGGCGCCGCCGTCGACCCGGCCGGAATCGTCGCGCAGGCACGGAAGTTCACCGAGCGGTACGGCTTCACCTCCTTCAAGCTCAAGGGCGGTGTCTTCCCACCCGAGCAGGAGATCGCCGCGATCCGCGCGCTCGCCGAGGCCTTCCCCGGCCACCCGCTGCGGCTCGACCCCAACGGCGCCTGGTCGGTTCAGACCTCGGTGAAGGTGGCGGCGGAACTCGGCGACGTCCTCGAATACCTGGAGGACCCGGCGCTCGGCACGCCCGCCATGGCAGAGGTCGCCGCCCGCACCGAGGTGCCGCTGGCCACCAACATGTGCGTGACGACGTTCGCGGAGATCAAGGAGGCGTTCACCAAGGACGCCGTACAGGTCGTCCTCTCCGACCACCACTACTGGGGCGGACTGCGCCACACCCAGCAACTCGCCGCGCTGTGCCGCACGTTCGGCGTCGGCGTGTCCATGCACTCCAACACCCACCTCGGCATCAGCCTCGCCGCCATGACCCATGTCGCGGCCACCGTCCCGAACCTCCACCACGCCTGCGACTCGCACTACCCCTGGCAGTCCGAGGACGTCCTCACCGAACGGCTGACGTTCGACGGCGGCAAGGTGACGGTCTCCGACGCCCCCGGCCTCGGCGTCGAACTCGACCGCGACCGGCTCGCGTTCCTGCACCGCCGCTGGCTGGACGACGACGGCGGACTGCGCGAGCGGGACGACGCGGCCGCCATGCGGATCGCCGACCCGGCGTGGGTCACCCCGGTCGTACCGCGCTGGTAG
- a CDS encoding 5-dehydro-4-deoxyglucarate dehydratase, with protein sequence MAGGVLSFPLTSFHEDGSLDPDGFRDYVAGRLATAPGAVFPACGTGEFFSLDEEEYRQVVTATVEAAAGRVPVVAGTGYGWAQAARFARIAEEAGADALLVLPHYLTAAPQDGLVAQLAQLAARTRLPLIAYQRGQVAYGLDAFRRITTIPGVIGLKDGHSDLDRLQRLTLTAPDGFLFFNGASTAEMQARAYATVGVPAYSSAVHAFAPEIANAFFAALRDGDDGTVEKLLRDFYVPLVELRDRVPGYAVSLVKAAARLRGCPVGPVRAPLTAPSAADLADLTTLLTTGLALVGAAL encoded by the coding sequence ATGGCGGGGGGTGTGCTGTCCTTCCCCCTGACCTCCTTCCACGAGGACGGCTCGCTCGATCCCGACGGGTTCCGGGACTACGTCGCCGGGCGGCTGGCCACCGCGCCCGGGGCCGTCTTCCCGGCCTGCGGGACCGGCGAGTTCTTCTCCCTGGACGAGGAGGAGTACCGGCAGGTCGTCACGGCGACCGTCGAGGCCGCGGCCGGGCGCGTGCCCGTGGTGGCCGGGACCGGGTACGGGTGGGCGCAGGCCGCCCGGTTCGCACGGATCGCCGAGGAGGCCGGCGCCGACGCGCTGCTCGTGCTGCCGCACTACCTCACCGCCGCCCCGCAGGACGGCCTGGTCGCCCAGCTCGCACAGTTGGCCGCCCGCACCCGGCTGCCGCTGATCGCCTACCAGCGCGGCCAGGTCGCCTACGGGCTCGACGCCTTCCGGCGGATCACAACGATCCCCGGCGTCATCGGGCTCAAGGACGGGCACAGCGACCTCGACCGCCTCCAGCGCCTCACCCTCACCGCCCCCGACGGCTTCCTCTTCTTCAACGGCGCCTCCACCGCCGAGATGCAGGCCCGCGCGTACGCCACCGTCGGCGTCCCCGCCTACTCCTCCGCCGTGCACGCCTTCGCGCCCGAGATCGCGAACGCCTTCTTCGCCGCCCTGCGCGACGGCGACGACGGCACGGTGGAGAAGCTGCTGCGCGACTTCTACGTCCCGCTCGTCGAACTGCGCGACCGCGTGCCCGGGTACGCCGTGTCCCTGGTCAAGGCCGCCGCCCGGCTGCGCGGCTGCCCGGTCGGCCCCGTGCGCGCCCCGCTCACCGCCCCCTCGGCCGCCGACCTGGCCGACCTCACCACCCTGCTGACGACCGGACTCGCCCTCGTAGGAGCCGCCCTGTGA
- a CDS encoding methyltransferase domain-containing protein, with product MPVSFPPALVRSLDLLRCPACRTHRLSPGPRGTLRCPAGHAFDVARHGYAALLTGVRATSGDDAGMVRARERFLTGGGYAPVRRAVAALAAGSRAGRADTVLDVGCGTGYYLAGVLDRLPGARGLGLDTSVRALRAAARAHERAAAAAWDVFRPLPLADAVVDVVLDVFAPRSPAEFHRVLRPTGRLVVVRPTERHLAELRDRVPAMVAVDPGKERRLHRALDPFFEAADDERVEYRMALGATEALDLVGMTPSARHVSRAALEGGGLLPGPVTVSVLATAYRPRPRSRSRLTGRRSSI from the coding sequence GTGCCCGTGTCGTTTCCCCCTGCCCTCGTACGCTCCCTCGATCTGCTGCGCTGTCCGGCGTGCCGCACCCACCGTCTGTCCCCCGGCCCGCGGGGCACGCTGCGCTGCCCGGCGGGGCATGCCTTCGACGTCGCCCGGCACGGTTACGCCGCACTGCTGACGGGTGTCCGTGCCACCAGCGGTGACGACGCCGGCATGGTCCGGGCCCGGGAGCGGTTCCTGACCGGGGGCGGTTACGCGCCCGTCCGCCGGGCCGTGGCCGCTCTGGCGGCCGGGTCCCGGGCCGGGCGGGCGGACACGGTGCTGGACGTCGGGTGCGGCACCGGGTACTACCTGGCCGGGGTGCTCGACCGGCTGCCCGGCGCCCGTGGCCTCGGGCTGGACACCTCCGTGCGCGCACTGCGCGCGGCGGCCCGGGCCCATGAGCGGGCCGCCGCGGCGGCCTGGGACGTCTTCCGTCCCCTTCCGCTGGCCGACGCGGTGGTCGACGTCGTACTGGACGTGTTCGCGCCGCGCAGTCCGGCCGAGTTCCACCGGGTGCTCCGGCCGACCGGCCGGCTGGTCGTCGTCCGCCCCACCGAGCGGCACCTGGCCGAGCTGCGGGACCGGGTGCCCGCGATGGTCGCCGTCGATCCGGGCAAGGAGCGGCGTCTGCACCGGGCGCTCGATCCCTTCTTCGAGGCCGCCGACGACGAGCGGGTCGAGTACCGCATGGCCTTGGGCGCGACGGAGGCACTGGACCTCGTGGGCATGACGCCGTCCGCCCGGCACGTGAGCCGGGCCGCGCTGGAGGGCGGCGGGCTCCTCCCCGGCCCCGTCACCGTCTCCGTGCTGGCCACCGCCTACCGGCCCCGGCCTCGTTCCCGGTCCCGATTGACGGGACGCCGTTCGAGTATCTAA
- a CDS encoding adenosine deaminase, whose product MPIPKAELHLHIEGTLEPELVFELAARNGVSLPYADTDALREAYRFEDLQSFLNLYYELMAVLRTERDFADLADAYLARAAAQGVRHAEIFFDPQAHTARGVEMGTVVEGLWRALGSSARNHGISTRLILCFLRDEPAESALRTLDEAKPYLDRITGIGLDSAEVGNPPAKFREVYEAAAALGLRRVAHAGEEGPPEYITEALDVLGVERVDHGLRCVEDPALVERLVRDRIPLTLCPLSNVRLRTVDRLADHPLPAMLDAGLLCTVNSDDPAYFGGYAGDNFDGVRDELGLGESRLRALARNSFLASFLDDDEELRARYLAEVEAYAFS is encoded by the coding sequence ATGCCCATACCGAAAGCCGAACTGCACCTGCATATCGAAGGCACCCTGGAACCGGAGCTCGTGTTCGAGCTTGCCGCGCGCAACGGCGTGTCCCTGCCGTACGCCGACACGGACGCGCTCCGCGAGGCGTACCGGTTCGAGGACCTGCAGTCCTTTCTGAACCTGTACTACGAGCTGATGGCGGTCCTGCGCACCGAGCGGGACTTCGCCGACCTCGCCGACGCCTACCTCGCCCGGGCCGCCGCCCAGGGCGTGCGGCACGCGGAGATCTTCTTCGACCCGCAGGCCCACACCGCGCGCGGTGTGGAGATGGGCACGGTCGTCGAGGGGCTGTGGCGGGCGCTGGGCAGCAGCGCCCGGAACCACGGGATCTCCACCCGGCTGATCCTCTGCTTCCTGCGCGACGAGCCCGCCGAGTCGGCCCTGCGCACCCTGGACGAGGCCAAGCCCTACCTGGACCGCATCACCGGCATCGGACTCGACTCCGCCGAGGTCGGCAACCCGCCCGCGAAGTTCCGCGAGGTCTACGAGGCCGCCGCCGCGCTCGGTCTGCGCCGGGTGGCGCACGCGGGGGAGGAGGGCCCGCCGGAGTACATCACCGAGGCCCTCGACGTCCTCGGCGTGGAACGCGTCGACCACGGCCTGCGCTGCGTGGAGGACCCGGCGCTGGTCGAACGCCTGGTGCGCGACCGTATCCCGCTCACCCTCTGCCCCCTGTCCAACGTCCGCCTGCGCACGGTCGACCGCCTCGCCGACCACCCCCTCCCCGCCATGCTCGACGCCGGCCTCCTCTGCACGGTCAACTCCGACGACCCCGCCTACTTCGGCGGCTACGCCGGCGACAACTTCGACGGCGTACGGGACGAACTCGGGTTGGGGGAGTCCCGCCTCCGCGCACTGGCCCGCAACTCCTTCCTCGCCTCCTTCCTGGACGACGACGAGGAGCTGCGGGCGCGGTACCTGGCGGAGGTGGAGGCATACGCGTTCTCGTAG
- a CDS encoding ribonuclease Z yields the protein MSARELVVLGTASQVPTRHRNHNGYLLRWDAEGILFDPGEGTQRQMLRAGVAAHDLNRICVTHFHGDHSLGLAGVIQRINLDRVPHEITAHYPASGQRFFERLRYATAYRETVALTEAPVDTDGVLARTPAYTLHTHRLDHPVESYGYRLVEPDGRRMLPDRLAAHGIAGPDIGRIQREGSLDGVPLEAVSEERRGQRFAFIMDTRLCDGVHALAEGCDLLAIESTFLDEDEELATDHGHLTAGQAARVARDAGVRHLVLTHFSQRYPDPAEFERQARAAGFAGELTVARDLQRVPVPKRV from the coding sequence GTGTCCGCCCGCGAACTCGTCGTCCTCGGCACCGCCAGCCAGGTCCCGACCCGGCACCGCAACCACAACGGCTACCTGCTCCGCTGGGACGCCGAGGGCATCCTGTTCGACCCCGGCGAGGGCACCCAGCGACAGATGCTGCGCGCCGGCGTCGCCGCGCACGACCTGAACCGGATCTGCGTCACCCACTTCCACGGCGACCACTCCCTCGGCCTCGCCGGCGTCATCCAGCGCATCAACCTCGACCGCGTCCCGCACGAGATCACCGCCCACTACCCGGCCTCCGGGCAGCGGTTCTTCGAACGGCTGCGGTACGCGACGGCGTACCGCGAGACGGTCGCGCTCACCGAGGCCCCCGTCGACACCGACGGCGTCCTGGCGCGAACCCCCGCGTACACCCTGCACACCCACCGCCTCGACCACCCCGTCGAGTCCTACGGCTACCGCCTCGTCGAGCCCGACGGCCGCCGCATGCTGCCGGACCGGCTCGCCGCGCACGGCATCGCGGGCCCCGACATCGGCCGCATCCAGCGCGAGGGCTCCCTCGACGGGGTCCCGCTGGAGGCGGTGAGCGAGGAGCGGCGCGGACAGCGGTTCGCGTTCATCATGGACACCCGGCTGTGCGACGGCGTGCACGCCCTCGCCGAGGGCTGCGACCTCCTCGCCATCGAGTCGACCTTCCTCGACGAGGACGAGGAGCTGGCCACCGACCACGGCCACCTCACGGCGGGCCAGGCGGCCCGCGTCGCCCGGGACGCCGGCGTACGGCATCTCGTCCTCACCCACTTCAGCCAGCGCTACCCCGACCCCGCCGAGTTCGAGCGGCAGGCCCGGGCCGCCGGTTTCGCGGGCGAGCTGACCGTCGCCCGCGATCTCCAACGCGTACCGGTTCCGAAACGGGTGTGA
- a CDS encoding histidine triad nucleotide-binding protein: MAGEPQDDCLFCKIVAGQVPATIVRETDTTLAFRDINPQAPTHVLVIPKAHHADAAALATADPTLAADVLRETHAVATDEGLDSYRIVFNTGADAGQTVFHTHAHVLGGRGLQWPPG, from the coding sequence ATGGCCGGAGAGCCGCAGGACGACTGCCTGTTCTGCAAGATCGTCGCGGGACAGGTCCCCGCCACGATCGTTCGCGAGACCGACACCACCCTCGCGTTCCGCGACATCAACCCCCAGGCCCCCACCCACGTCCTCGTCATCCCCAAGGCCCACCACGCCGACGCCGCCGCCCTCGCCACCGCCGACCCCACCCTCGCCGCGGACGTCCTCCGCGAGACCCACGCGGTCGCCACCGACGAAGGACTCGACAGCTACCGCATCGTGTTCAACACGGGCGCCGACGCCGGCCAGACCGTCTTCCACACCCACGCCCACGTCCTCGGCGGCCGCGGCCTCCAGTGGCCCCCCGGCTAG